The Candidatus Eisenbacteria bacterium genome includes a window with the following:
- a CDS encoding histidine kinase, protein MSTTATQAKPQGLALLLDWRRIRFTLILSIAFGLLFSFGWTSGLPSLLIRTVLLGLLAMLAFGLFEQWPKRLPRWLARWVLQVVAVAATMPSATLWIYILSTAPGAPPFWKDSDRLSGFGLLTVLGLLLAPWVALGAVVRQKDALARHQALAFELERTKLEGQAVDARLRLLQAQVTPHFLFNTLANVQELVDSGSPQAAIVLRSLVAYLRASVPRLNETATTLGQELQLVQAYLELMHMRMPDRLQFAVHVDDTALALSCPPMTLLTLVENAVRHGVDPSEEGGRIDIHLQRRGERCVLQVVDTGAGLRQSVGGLGTGLSTLRERLQLAFAGDAQLRVSAQHPRGVCAEVEFPARGTATS, encoded by the coding sequence ATGAGCACGACTGCAACTCAGGCAAAACCGCAGGGCCTCGCGCTGTTGCTCGACTGGCGCCGCATCCGGTTCACGCTGATCCTCTCGATCGCATTCGGCCTGCTGTTCAGCTTCGGCTGGACGTCGGGGCTGCCCTCGCTCCTGATCCGCACGGTTCTGCTGGGCCTGCTCGCGATGCTTGCGTTCGGACTGTTCGAGCAGTGGCCGAAGCGGCTGCCCCGGTGGCTCGCGCGCTGGGTGCTGCAGGTGGTGGCCGTCGCGGCGACCATGCCGAGCGCCACCTTGTGGATCTACATCCTCTCGACCGCACCCGGCGCGCCGCCATTCTGGAAGGACTCCGATCGCCTCAGTGGCTTCGGGTTGCTCACGGTGCTCGGGCTGCTGCTGGCACCTTGGGTGGCGCTCGGGGCAGTGGTGCGACAGAAAGATGCGCTGGCGCGCCATCAGGCGCTGGCCTTCGAACTGGAGCGCACCAAGCTCGAGGGCCAGGCGGTGGATGCGCGGCTCCGCCTGTTGCAGGCGCAGGTCACTCCGCACTTTCTGTTCAACACGCTGGCGAATGTCCAGGAGCTGGTCGACTCAGGGTCGCCGCAGGCCGCCATCGTGCTGCGTAGTCTCGTCGCCTATCTGCGTGCATCGGTACCGCGGCTGAACGAGACGGCCACCACACTCGGTCAGGAGCTTCAGCTGGTGCAGGCGTACCTCGAGCTGATGCACATGCGCATGCCCGATCGGCTTCAGTTCGCGGTGCACGTCGATGACACCGCACTCGCGCTGAGCTGTCCGCCGATGACGTTGCTGACGCTGGTCGAGAACGCGGTGCGCCACGGCGTCGACCCGAGCGAAGAAGGCGGCCGCATCGACATTCACCTGCAACGGCGCGGCGAGCGCTGCGTCCTGCAGGTCGTCGACACCGGCGCAGGCCTGCGGCAGTCGGTCGGCGGACTCGGGACCGGACTCTCCACGCTGCGCGAGCGACTTCAACTGGCGTTCGCCGGAGATGCACAGCTGCGCGTGAGCGCACAGCATCCGCGGGGCGTGTGCGCCGAAGTCGAATTCCCCGCGCGCGGCACGGCGACCTCATGA
- a CDS encoding YihA family ribosome biogenesis GTP-binding protein: MKINSVEFVMSAGNARECPEGALPEIAVSGRSNVGKSSLMNSLFGRKDLVMVSATPGKTQRLNYFLVNEKFHIVDLPGYGFAKAPPKVREQWARMMQEFLRTRRQLVAMIQLVDVRHDPSREDREMVRWLLDERMPFCLVATKTDKLASSKREPAMRAIATTLELPADQPMVGYSSHAGEGRPALLAWVGQALSAGE; encoded by the coding sequence GTGAAGATCAATTCAGTCGAATTCGTGATGAGTGCGGGCAATGCGCGCGAGTGCCCCGAGGGCGCGTTGCCCGAGATCGCCGTGTCGGGGAGATCGAACGTGGGGAAGTCCTCGCTCATGAACTCGCTGTTCGGGCGCAAGGACCTGGTGATGGTGTCCGCCACACCCGGCAAGACGCAGCGCCTGAACTATTTCCTGGTCAACGAGAAGTTCCACATCGTCGACCTGCCCGGCTACGGGTTTGCGAAGGCGCCGCCCAAGGTGCGCGAGCAATGGGCCCGCATGATGCAGGAGTTCCTGCGCACGCGTCGCCAGCTCGTCGCGATGATCCAGCTCGTCGACGTTCGTCACGACCCTTCGCGCGAGGATCGCGAGATGGTGCGGTGGCTGCTCGACGAGCGCATGCCCTTCTGCCTGGTCGCGACCAAGACCGACAAGCTGGCTTCGAGCAAGCGAGAACCAGCCATGCGCGCGATCGCGACGACGCTCGAATTGCCGGCGGATCAGCCGATGGTGGGCTATTCGAGCCACGCCGGAGAGGGACGCCCCGCGTTGCTCGCATGGGTCGGGCAAGCGCTTTCGGCTGGCGAGTAA
- a CDS encoding helix-turn-helix transcriptional regulator, with the protein MNSTKRKRLESAGWKFGTAGEFLGLSPEEAHIVELKLALADSLRRHREKQHLTQLALAKKLGSSQSRIAKLESGAPGVSMDLLFRALFAAGATPADIARELRPKKRAAA; encoded by the coding sequence GTGAACTCCACGAAGCGAAAGCGGCTCGAGTCCGCTGGCTGGAAGTTTGGAACTGCAGGTGAGTTCCTGGGCCTGTCACCCGAGGAAGCGCACATCGTCGAGCTGAAGCTGGCGCTGGCCGACTCTCTCCGGCGCCATCGAGAGAAGCAGCACCTCACTCAGCTTGCTCTTGCCAAGAAGTTGGGGTCCAGCCAGTCGAGAATTGCCAAGTTGGAATCCGGCGCACCTGGCGTCTCCATGGATCTCCTGTTCCGAGCGCTATTCGCTGCCGGCGCGACCCCCGCTGACATCGCGCGCGAGCTGCGGCCCAAGAAGCGCGCCGCGGCGTAG
- a CDS encoding type II toxin-antitoxin system RelE/ParE family toxin: protein MDAHDKLIVWLHGDVKTPPFSREARIEAGVLLRRLQRGKKLSLPQSRPMPVIGHNCHELRIVDRQVTWRIVLSVQADAIVMLDVFAKKTGQTPDHVVSTCKRRLRAYNAND from the coding sequence ATGGATGCGCACGACAAACTGATCGTCTGGCTTCATGGTGACGTCAAAACACCTCCGTTCTCTCGAGAGGCCCGGATCGAAGCCGGAGTCCTGCTACGGCGACTTCAGCGCGGAAAAAAGCTCTCCCTGCCCCAGTCGAGGCCAATGCCTGTGATTGGGCACAACTGTCACGAGCTTCGGATCGTCGACAGACAAGTGACCTGGCGGATCGTGCTCTCGGTTCAGGCCGATGCGATCGTGATGCTCGATGTTTTCGCCAAGAAGACCGGACAAACCCCCGATCACGTGGTGAGCACCTGCAAGCGTCGGCTCAGGGCTTACAACGCGAACGATTGA
- a CDS encoding MOSC domain-containing protein, whose product MRVGTLSQLWRYPVKSMGGERLDTAALSLRGIPGDRGWAVFDESRSGVTTAKRLPPLRACRARYPSEPDSRLGSPPAEITLPDGTMVSTDSAEATLRLGELLGRAVSLCPLGPAGSEAAPRITAAGESPDTIRALMGILPGEPEADLSAFTPERLRLLRHGNFFDAYSIHLITRTTLRTLSRLAPESDWDERRFRANLLVESDDDGYPELAWVGRRLRVGTALIEVVMGCPRCVMVTLPEDDLPQDHRIMRTLVRETRHTAGIYASVVEEGGVREGDPVEVLD is encoded by the coding sequence ATGCGAGTCGGGACCCTCTCTCAGTTGTGGCGCTATCCCGTCAAGAGCATGGGCGGGGAGCGCCTGGACACTGCCGCGTTGTCCCTGCGCGGCATCCCAGGTGATCGCGGCTGGGCGGTGTTCGACGAGTCGCGAAGTGGAGTGACGACCGCCAAGCGCCTGCCGCCGCTGCGCGCTTGCCGCGCGCGCTACCCGAGCGAACCCGACTCGCGCCTCGGATCACCGCCCGCCGAGATCACCCTTCCGGATGGGACCATGGTCTCGACGGATTCGGCCGAGGCGACTCTCCGGCTCGGCGAACTGCTCGGACGCGCGGTCTCACTCTGCCCCCTAGGACCCGCCGGAAGCGAAGCAGCCCCACGCATCACGGCGGCGGGAGAGTCGCCTGACACGATCCGCGCGCTGATGGGGATCCTGCCGGGTGAGCCGGAAGCCGACCTGAGCGCATTCACCCCCGAGCGACTGCGCTTGCTGCGCCACGGCAACTTCTTCGACGCGTACTCGATTCACCTCATCACCCGCACTACCTTGCGAACTCTCTCGCGTCTCGCCCCGGAGTCCGACTGGGACGAGCGCCGCTTTCGCGCCAACCTGCTGGTCGAGAGCGACGACGACGGCTACCCCGAGCTCGCGTGGGTGGGGCGGCGCCTGCGCGTTGGCACGGCGCTGATCGAAGTGGTCATGGGCTGCCCGCGGTGCGTCATGGTTACGCTTCCGGAAGACGACCTGCCCCAGGATCACCGCATCATGCGAACGCTGGTGCGCGAGACGCGCCACACCGCGGGGATCTACGCGAGCGTGGTGGAGGAAGGCGGCGTGCGGGAGGGAGACCCCGTCGAAGTCCTCGACTGA
- a CDS encoding T9SS type A sorting domain-containing protein, whose amino-acid sequence MLRSTLTALLMTWLTGTAFSQNLIDFHPAATFGVGGKPAGGVLFDFTGDGSLDLAISSDNPNKIEFFANQGDGTFGAPVALLTGNETGPEGLAAGDFNADGHLDLVVALFGTSSVQLVLGDGAGNFTLGPSATVGVEPSVVVTADLNGDGFVDAAVNNRVSGDMSVILNNGAGGLLSAVTYPVGDQTRCIAVGDFSGDGVPDLAVSARDSRRVRLFKNIGGGAFQIFRDLSMGSILKPQGVAMADLDGDGALDLVTASSGTTPGQEHPSVFLQNNGGRPNIWVGPVNGTALPGVEPTGIAAADFDLDGLIDVATANAATNNVSANKNGGIGIFTIPNVFAVGSNPSIQVLLTGDIDRNGAPDLVTINEDSEDVSVLLNRMQGTVSVRSPNPGRGPHLLHPASPNPLTSSTSLDFDLPVAASVHMAIYDVTGRSVRTLERRALAAGRHRVTWDGTADHGGQLPAGVYLARLSAGDRVETQRIVLAR is encoded by the coding sequence GTGCTGCGTTCGACCCTGACCGCGCTGTTGATGACTTGGCTCACCGGTACTGCCTTCAGTCAGAACCTCATCGACTTTCACCCGGCTGCTACCTTCGGCGTCGGGGGCAAGCCCGCGGGCGGCGTGTTGTTCGACTTCACTGGCGATGGCTCACTCGATCTCGCGATTTCGAGCGACAACCCCAACAAGATCGAGTTCTTCGCGAATCAAGGCGACGGCACGTTTGGGGCTCCGGTCGCATTGCTGACCGGGAATGAGACGGGCCCCGAAGGTCTGGCGGCCGGAGACTTCAATGCCGACGGACATCTTGATCTCGTCGTCGCGCTGTTCGGCACCAGCAGCGTTCAGCTCGTTTTGGGTGACGGCGCGGGAAACTTCACGCTGGGACCCTCTGCCACCGTGGGCGTTGAACCGAGTGTCGTCGTCACCGCGGACTTGAACGGAGACGGATTCGTGGACGCCGCGGTCAACAATCGCGTTTCCGGTGACATGTCGGTGATTCTCAACAATGGGGCGGGAGGGTTGCTGAGCGCAGTCACATACCCGGTCGGCGACCAGACGCGATGCATCGCGGTCGGCGATTTCTCGGGTGACGGCGTTCCGGATCTTGCGGTCAGCGCTCGCGACAGCCGCAGGGTGCGGCTCTTTAAGAACATTGGCGGAGGCGCCTTCCAGATCTTCCGCGATCTGTCGATGGGATCCATCCTCAAGCCGCAGGGCGTGGCGATGGCCGATCTCGACGGGGACGGCGCGCTCGACCTGGTGACCGCATCGTCCGGGACGACTCCGGGGCAGGAGCACCCGAGCGTCTTCCTTCAAAACAATGGCGGTCGACCGAACATCTGGGTGGGTCCGGTCAACGGGACAGCCCTGCCGGGAGTAGAGCCGACCGGCATCGCCGCTGCCGATTTCGACCTCGACGGGCTCATCGACGTGGCAACTGCGAACGCCGCTACCAACAACGTCTCAGCAAACAAGAATGGCGGCATCGGCATCTTCACGATCCCGAATGTGTTCGCCGTCGGCTCCAATCCCAGTATCCAAGTTCTTCTGACCGGCGACATCGACCGCAATGGCGCACCCGATCTGGTAACGATCAATGAAGACAGTGAAGACGTCTCGGTCCTGCTGAATCGGATGCAGGGAACCGTGTCGGTCCGGAGCCCGAATCCGGGCCGAGGCCCTCATCTACTACACCCGGCGAGCCCGAATCCGCTCACATCCTCGACGTCGCTCGACTTCGACCTTCCGGTTGCGGCGAGCGTTCACATGGCGATCTACGACGTGACGGGGCGAAGCGTTCGCACGCTGGAACGCCGCGCGTTGGCGGCCGGCCGTCATCGCGTGACGTGGGACGGCACGGCGGACCACGGTGGCCAGCTGCCCGCCGGCGTCTACCTGGCGCGGCTCTCTGCGGGTGACCGAGTCGAAACTCAGCGGATTGTTCTGGCGCGCTGA
- a CDS encoding DUF1801 domain-containing protein, whose translation MKKSEAPQVESASKLISKRIAELGDWRGKTLSRMRKLIKAADPSVVEEWKWMGTPIWSHDGIICTGETYTKVVKLTFARGASLKDPKRLFNSSLEGNVRRAIDIPEGEAVNESSFKALVREAVVANLSGTT comes from the coding sequence ATGAAGAAGTCGGAAGCGCCCCAGGTCGAGTCGGCATCGAAGCTCATCTCCAAGCGAATCGCCGAACTCGGAGACTGGCGCGGGAAGACGCTCAGCCGAATGCGCAAGCTCATCAAGGCGGCGGATCCGAGCGTCGTCGAGGAGTGGAAGTGGATGGGCACGCCGATCTGGTCGCACGACGGCATCATCTGCACGGGCGAGACCTACACGAAGGTCGTGAAGCTGACCTTCGCCAGGGGTGCCTCGCTCAAGGATCCGAAGCGACTCTTCAACTCGAGCCTCGAAGGAAACGTCCGCCGCGCGATCGACATTCCCGAAGGTGAAGCGGTGAACGAGTCCTCGTTCAAGGCGCTCGTCCGCGAGGCGGTCGTCGCCAACCTTTCCGGCACCACGTAA
- a CDS encoding DUF1801 domain-containing protein: protein MIKTKPKPKAKTTSKASKPAKSVTDWRAETLDRMRELILEADPKMTEEQKWRKPSNAMKGVPVWSHDGIVCTGESYKNVVKLTFARGAGVPDPSRLFNSSLEGNTRRAIDIAEGEKIDARAFKALVKAAVALNGASTKNR, encoded by the coding sequence GTGATCAAGACCAAGCCGAAGCCGAAGGCCAAGACCACGTCGAAGGCGAGCAAGCCAGCCAAGTCCGTCACGGATTGGCGAGCAGAGACTCTCGACCGCATGCGCGAGCTGATCCTCGAAGCCGATCCCAAGATGACCGAGGAGCAGAAGTGGCGGAAGCCGTCGAATGCGATGAAGGGAGTCCCGGTCTGGTCGCACGACGGCATCGTCTGCACCGGGGAGTCCTACAAGAATGTCGTGAAGCTCACGTTCGCGCGCGGAGCCGGCGTCCCCGATCCCTCGCGTCTCTTCAACTCCAGCCTGGAAGGCAACACGCGGCGGGCGATCGACATCGCCGAAGGGGAGAAGATCGACGCGCGCGCGTTCAAGGCGCTGGTGAAGGCCGCGGTCGCCCTGAACGGCGCGTCGACGAAGAATCGGTAG
- a CDS encoding PQQ-binding-like beta-propeller repeat protein has translation MSLLTQRLYGYVVALALSLLLVTAGISLAQSVDTTLWVANSQVLSFVRDGGLLYIGGSFNHVGPPTGGGVAIDAGTGAIQQPYPKVIGTVFAIAADGSGGWYLGGIFSSVRGQARNNLAHIDASGALTAWNPNANATVRALTVSGGRVYVGGEFTQVGGQGRDQIAAVDATSGVLEAWNPNSNNIVESFAVSGDTIYVAGSFTSIGGQTRNRIAALDALSGAALAWNPNSNGAVNVVVASGGLVYAGGSFTTIGGQSRSRIAALDTATGLATAWNPSANTAVFALEVSGSTVYAGGGFVTIGGQPRSFIAALDASSGAATSWNPVSSGAIFAVAVEGVTVYAGGNFATIGGQTRARVAALDAVSGAATAWNPNAGNGVNAVAVSGGMVYVGGEFTSIGGLSRNSLAALDVASGAATAWNPNANGGVNVLAMNGSTLYAGGSFTTIGGLTRNRIAAIDAASGTATTWNPNANANVNALVVSGSTLYAGGNFSSIGGQTRGGIAAIDATSGAATLWNPVGTGLVNALLLSGGKVYVGGTFTTVGGQPRNRIAAIDASSGAVTAWNPNFNGGVNALAMGGTTLYASGSFTLLGGLGRNRIAAIDTSTAAPTAWNPNCNNLVSALAVGGNTVYAGGTFTSIGGQARTNLAALDAATGLAVSWNPTPNPDFTVGALSVIGSTVLVGGNFTSIAGQPQSCLATFGVHQSVSVGDGPGAVPGTITVMPNPIRSAAQIEYAVARSGRVRLEILDVTGRVVQTLVDRFQTTGRHATAWDHAARFSSGVYFVRVIAPGQTETTKLAIVR, from the coding sequence ATGAGCCTGCTCACCCAGCGCCTATATGGCTACGTCGTCGCCCTCGCACTCTCGCTGCTGCTTGTCACCGCAGGCATCTCGCTCGCCCAGAGTGTGGACACGACGCTGTGGGTGGCGAATTCCCAGGTGCTGTCCTTCGTGCGCGACGGTGGACTGCTCTACATCGGCGGCAGCTTCAACCATGTCGGCCCACCCACCGGGGGTGGTGTCGCGATCGATGCGGGAACGGGTGCTATTCAGCAGCCGTACCCCAAGGTGATCGGGACCGTCTTTGCCATCGCCGCGGACGGCAGCGGCGGCTGGTACCTGGGCGGCATCTTCAGCTCGGTGCGCGGGCAGGCGCGCAACAATCTCGCTCACATCGACGCATCGGGAGCCCTGACGGCCTGGAACCCGAATGCCAACGCAACCGTCCGCGCACTCACGGTGAGCGGCGGCAGGGTCTACGTGGGCGGTGAGTTCACCCAGGTCGGCGGGCAGGGACGCGATCAGATCGCCGCCGTCGATGCGACGAGCGGCGTGCTCGAGGCGTGGAATCCCAACTCGAACAACATCGTCGAGTCGTTTGCCGTGAGCGGCGACACGATCTACGTCGCGGGCTCCTTCACCAGCATCGGCGGGCAGACACGCAATCGAATCGCGGCACTCGACGCCTTAAGCGGTGCGGCGCTGGCCTGGAATCCGAACTCCAACGGCGCCGTCAATGTGGTGGTCGCGAGCGGCGGCCTTGTCTATGCGGGCGGCTCCTTCACGACCATCGGCGGCCAGTCGCGAAGCCGGATCGCAGCACTCGACACCGCGACCGGACTCGCCACCGCCTGGAATCCGTCGGCGAACACCGCAGTGTTCGCCCTCGAGGTCAGCGGAAGCACGGTCTACGCGGGCGGCGGGTTCGTGACCATCGGCGGTCAGCCGCGCAGCTTCATCGCGGCACTCGATGCCAGCAGCGGTGCCGCGACGTCTTGGAATCCGGTGTCGAGCGGCGCGATCTTCGCTGTCGCGGTCGAAGGCGTCACGGTCTACGCGGGCGGGAATTTCGCGACGATCGGCGGTCAGACGCGCGCGCGGGTCGCGGCACTCGACGCGGTGAGCGGTGCCGCCACCGCGTGGAATCCGAACGCCGGCAATGGAGTCAACGCGGTGGCCGTGAGCGGCGGCATGGTCTACGTGGGCGGCGAGTTCACCAGCATCGGCGGACTGTCTCGCAACTCCCTCGCGGCACTCGATGTCGCGAGCGGTGCGGCCACCGCGTGGAATCCGAACGCGAACGGCGGTGTCAATGTGCTGGCCATGAACGGCAGCACGCTCTACGCGGGCGGGAGCTTCACGACGATCGGCGGACTGACGCGCAACCGGATCGCTGCGATCGACGCCGCGAGCGGCACTGCGACCACCTGGAATCCCAACGCGAACGCGAACGTCAACGCCCTGGTGGTGAGCGGCAGCACGCTCTACGCAGGCGGGAACTTCAGCTCGATCGGCGGGCAGACCCGCGGCGGGATTGCCGCGATCGATGCAACCAGCGGGGCGGCCACGCTCTGGAACCCGGTCGGAACCGGCCTGGTCAACGCGCTGCTGCTCAGCGGCGGAAAAGTCTACGTGGGCGGCACGTTCACGACCGTCGGCGGTCAGCCGCGCAACCGAATCGCGGCGATCGACGCATCCAGCGGTGCGGTCACGGCCTGGAACCCGAACTTCAACGGGGGCGTCAATGCCCTCGCCATGGGCGGCACCACGCTCTACGCCAGCGGCAGCTTCACCTTGCTCGGCGGTCTGGGTCGCAACCGGATCGCCGCAATCGATACCTCGACTGCCGCTCCGACCGCCTGGAATCCGAACTGCAACAACCTGGTCAGCGCTTTGGCGGTGGGAGGGAACACGGTCTACGCCGGCGGCACGTTCACCAGCATCGGCGGACAGGCGCGTACCAATCTGGCCGCCCTCGATGCGGCGACCGGCCTCGCCGTCAGCTGGAACCCGACCCCGAATCCCGACTTCACGGTCGGTGCGCTGAGCGTGATCGGAAGCACGGTTCTGGTCGGCGGGAACTTCACGAGCATCGCCGGACAACCTCAGTCCTGCCTGGCCACCTTCGGCGTTCATCAGTCGGTGTCGGTGGGTGACGGCCCGGGTGCCGTGCCCGGAACGATCACCGTGATGCCCAATCCCATCCGGTCGGCGGCACAGATCGAGTACGCGGTTGCGAGATCGGGTCGTGTGCGCCTCGAGATCCTCGACGTCACAGGTCGCGTCGTTCAGACTCTCGTCGATCGATTCCAGACTACCGGACGTCATGCGACCGCGTGGGATCATGCCGCGCGATTCTCCAGCGGCGTCTACTTTGTTCGAGTGATCGCGCCGGGTCAGACGGAGACGACCAAGCTCGCGATCGTGCGGTAA
- a CDS encoding tyrosine-type recombinase/integrase, protein MSLPTPEREPTWYEAGWRWLETYVATARNVKGQRLAACRFTRYVAGSLLHISLRRLSGDHIRKFRLELEHDHHLSPYTVMHVLSDLRCFLRWAVDAGILERTPFPARVMPRIAETLARGLSEPEVAHLVRFPGRAGFVLRLLLETGLRWAESCQVTRHDVRGSLLEIAHTKSGRVRRVPLSPGLIEEIGEIDGPLNPFSPRSPGSFSRRVRRVSDITGFHVHRCRHTFAIRWLEAGGNLAVLQQILGHRDLSTTMRYARVTDDLVRREAERVAKVRKASRRMDDPR, encoded by the coding sequence TTGTCCCTGCCGACGCCTGAGCGCGAGCCCACCTGGTACGAGGCTGGCTGGCGGTGGCTGGAGACCTACGTCGCGACCGCCAGAAACGTGAAGGGCCAGCGGCTCGCCGCGTGTCGGTTCACGCGCTACGTCGCGGGCTCGCTGCTTCACATCTCGCTGCGTCGACTGTCCGGCGACCACATCCGCAAGTTCCGGCTCGAACTTGAGCACGATCATCACTTGAGCCCCTACACGGTGATGCACGTGTTGAGCGACCTGCGGTGCTTCCTGAGGTGGGCGGTCGACGCCGGCATCCTCGAGCGCACGCCATTCCCCGCCCGCGTGATGCCGCGGATCGCGGAGACACTGGCGCGCGGCTTGAGCGAGCCCGAGGTCGCGCATCTCGTGCGGTTCCCCGGCCGCGCCGGATTCGTGCTGCGGCTGCTGCTCGAGACCGGGCTCCGCTGGGCCGAGTCCTGCCAGGTGACGCGCCACGACGTGCGCGGCAGTCTGCTCGAGATCGCGCACACCAAGTCGGGCCGTGTGCGGCGCGTGCCGCTCTCCCCCGGGTTGATCGAGGAGATCGGCGAGATCGATGGCCCCCTCAATCCGTTCTCGCCGCGAAGCCCCGGCTCGTTCTCACGTCGTGTGAGACGGGTGAGCGACATCACCGGCTTCCACGTGCACCGCTGCCGGCACACGTTCGCGATCCGGTGGCTGGAGGCTGGCGGCAACCTGGCTGTACTGCAGCAGATCCTGGGACACCGCGACCTCAGCACGACCATGCGCTACGCGCGGGTGACCGATGACCTCGTCCGTCGCGAAGCGGAGCGCGTGGCAAAGGTGCGGAAGGCGTCCCGCCGCATGGATGATCCACGGTAA
- a CDS encoding helix-turn-helix transcriptional regulator: MASTLRLQEARRLLLAGDFDAATAGYEVGYDDASHFSREYKRLFGEPPLRDVERLRG; encoded by the coding sequence ATCGCCTCGACGCTCAGGCTTCAGGAGGCCCGGCGGCTTCTCCTCGCCGGCGACTTTGACGCCGCCACTGCCGGATACGAGGTGGGTTACGACGACGCATCCCACTTCAGCCGGGAGTACAAGCGCCTCTTTGGTGAGCCCCCATTGCGCGACGTGGAACGACTTCGAGGTTGA
- a CDS encoding DUF1801 domain-containing protein, with protein MPEPKTKKTTASVQAFLKKAAKGDRYDACQFLLETFEQATNDKAAMWGPAIVGVGAETMTYANGDQRDWPIGGFSPRAQNIVLYGMQASPRHATLMKKIGKATMRGGCMYIKSLEGVDQQVLAEMITTAMAAKVQRYPSKARKK; from the coding sequence GTGCCTGAACCCAAGACGAAGAAGACCACCGCCAGCGTGCAGGCCTTTCTTAAGAAGGCGGCGAAGGGCGATCGCTACGACGCGTGTCAGTTCCTTCTCGAGACGTTCGAGCAGGCGACCAATGACAAGGCAGCGATGTGGGGCCCCGCCATCGTCGGCGTGGGCGCCGAAACGATGACCTACGCGAATGGCGACCAGCGCGACTGGCCGATTGGCGGATTCTCGCCTCGGGCGCAGAACATCGTGCTCTATGGCATGCAGGCGTCCCCCAGGCACGCCACCCTGATGAAGAAGATCGGGAAGGCGACGATGCGTGGGGGATGCATGTACATCAAATCGCTCGAAGGCGTCGATCAGCAGGTTCTGGCCGAAATGATCACAACCGCCATGGCCGCCAAGGTGCAGCGCTACCCTTCGAAGGCGAGGAAGAAGTAG
- a CDS encoding choice-of-anchor E domain-containing protein yields the protein MSLSPVRLAGLAMLSVLSLVGGVISAQATSVTYSVTTSLSPFLNAPYTFPATPVPKFDMPDQCLSSVCVRLEGQQFGFISIENFDASPKIVNVTWSAKYDLLRPSLTPLLTVTPSLLKSYSLSAFDGGVDYAGTSGVTESGLFATAEDSTCVTAPADLALFTGPGSISLPCTVANTSTHNGANSWSFGIQAAAIINVTYNYSPCATPTRATTWGRVKLLYR from the coding sequence GTGTCCTTGTCACCCGTGCGTCTGGCTGGCCTCGCCATGCTGTCCGTCCTCTCGCTGGTCGGCGGGGTGATCAGCGCCCAGGCCACGTCCGTCACCTACAGCGTGACGACGAGTCTCTCGCCCTTCCTCAACGCCCCCTATACGTTCCCGGCAACGCCAGTGCCCAAGTTCGACATGCCGGACCAGTGCCTGTCGTCCGTGTGCGTGCGACTCGAGGGCCAGCAGTTCGGCTTCATCAGCATCGAGAACTTCGACGCCAGCCCCAAGATCGTGAACGTCACGTGGAGCGCCAAGTACGACCTGCTCCGGCCGAGCCTGACGCCGCTGCTCACGGTGACGCCGAGCCTGCTCAAGTCGTATTCCCTTTCGGCGTTCGACGGCGGTGTGGACTACGCAGGGACGTCGGGCGTGACCGAGTCGGGCCTGTTCGCGACCGCCGAGGACAGCACCTGTGTCACGGCACCGGCCGACCTGGCGCTCTTCACGGGGCCGGGCAGCATCAGCCTGCCGTGCACCGTGGCCAACACGTCCACACACAACGGTGCGAACAGCTGGTCGTTCGGCATCCAGGCGGCGGCGATCATCAATGTCACCTACAACTACTCGCCGTGCGCCACGCCCACGCGTGCCACGACCTGGGGCCGTGTGAAGCTGCTCTATCGGTGA